The following proteins are co-located in the Carassius auratus strain Wakin chromosome 7, ASM336829v1, whole genome shotgun sequence genome:
- the LOC113105463 gene encoding uncharacterized protein LOC113105463 isoform X1 codes for MSLCGVVLLCIVCIHQVRSSEEDITGYSGQSVILKSGADRSWNLTRIQWSIYQNTTFIAGFKNGEVVIYKFWTHQGRLELNIKTGDLTIRDVTVDDSMTYNVALVTSDGWRSQSKVHLTVRESLKTPDIKTTLHSLIDNKCYIALECITSGKNVNLSWTPDDEFDGSYISGTPNSADSSLVVFGSFSGNRNITFNCTASSGQQTMTRQMTVGCSDEKQKCEVCTACSSCTSSVMWAIVLTAAVLGVSYLCTKYKEKIIQACPEGPLNYIRNISNTSLGFCGFQEKQDTA; via the exons ATGAGTCTGTGTGGAGTTGTGCTGCTGTGTATTGTGTGTATCCATCAAG TGCGCAGCAGTGAGGAAGACATCACTGGTTACAGTGGCCAATCAGTCATCCTGAAATCTGGAGCAGACAGATCATGGAACCTCACCAGAATTCAGTGGTCCATTTATCAGAACACCACATTCATTGCGGGTTTTAAGAATGGTGAAGTGGTTATTTACAAGTTTTGGACACATCAGGGTCGACTTGAGCTCAACATTAAAACGGGAGATTTAACAATCCGTGATGTGACCGTGGATGACAGCATGACATACAATGTGGCTTTGGTCACCTCAGATGGCTGGCGGAGCCAATCTAAAGTTCATCTCACAGTTCGAG AAAGTCTCAAGACACCAGACATTAAGACGACGCTTCATTCCCTCATTGACAACAAGTGCTACATTGCCCTTGAGTGCATTACGTCTGGCAAAAATGTGAATCTGTCCTGGACGCCGGATGACGAGTTCGACGGATCGTATATTTCAGGAACCCCAAACTCTGCTGACTCTTCACTTGTTGTTTTTGGATCATTTAGTGGCAACAGAAACATTACGTTTAACTGCACTGCGTCCAGTGGTCAACAGACAATGACCAGGCAAATGACCGTGGGATGTTCAG aTGAAAAGCAGAAGTGTGAAGTCTGCACCGCTTGCAGTTCATGTACTTCCTCTGTGATGTGGGCTATTGTGCTTACAGCTGCAGTTTTGGGCGTGTCATATCTATGTACAAAATATAAAG AAAAAATTATTCAAGCCTGCCCCGAAGGCCCCCTCAATTACATCCGGAATATAAG caACACCAGTCTGGGCTTCTGTGGTTTTCAAGAGAAACAAGACACGGCGTAA
- the LOC113105450 gene encoding uncharacterized protein LOC113105450, with the protein MNVLQESCCSILGVLLVFLLQGSCSDPDTDVVRKAVGDSLELIADYPKDDLEVLWKYNETIFAEYRNRDFQKAKSVLFNERLKMYKDNISVRVTDLRLQDSGRFSIVGEGKYKQYNSKLIDLHVHELVRDVQIEFSESWLQSKNICVFDLQCLSSGDPKPSYSWSAPQIQTRGAHLNISLRPAENTTLTCTANNSYSANHTTRTLVCTERDEDSSVFPEQNAGFPLEYLLIAVGVGVGVVVVVIFSTTLAVCCRRRNIKEKGESEAGITVYEDVNIDGPAKKRSESVANGMSIYETVKDTKPSQNLPQTLYDKINYQRHPAVSTSAGTSCSFQEVLIGPP; encoded by the exons GCTCATGTTCTGATCCAGATACAGATGTTGTGCGTAAAGCTGTTGGAGACTCACTGGAATTAATCGCTGATTATCCAAAAGATGATCTTGAAGTGCTGTGGAAATATAATGAGACTATATTTGCTGAGTATCGAAATAGAGATTTTCAAAAAGCAAAAtctgtattatttaatgaaaggTTAAAGATGTATAAGGACAATATTAGTGTAAGAGTAACAGACCTTAGACTTCAGGATTCTGGAAGATTCTCTATTGTTGGAGAaggaaaatataaacaatataactcAAAATTAATTGACCTTCATGTTCATG AGCTCGTCAGAGATGTTCAGATTGAGTTCAGTGAGTCCTGGCTGCAATCAAAAAACATCTGCGTGTTTGATCTTCAGTGTCTGTCGTCCGGTGATCCCAAGCCCTCCTACAGCTGGAGCGCTCCTCAGATCCAGACTCGAGGAGCTCACCTGAACATCAGCCTCCGTCCAGCAGAAAACACCACCCTCACCTGCACAGCCAACAACTCCTACAGCGCCAACCACACGACTCGGACTCTAGTGTGCACAGAGAGAGATGAAGATTCAAGTGTGTTCCCAG AGCAAAATGCAGGTTTTCCTCTGGAGTATTTGCTGATTGCGGTTGGCGTCGGTGTCGGTGTCGTTGTTGTGGTCATATTCAGTACAACGCTCGCCGTGTGCTGCAGGAGGAGGAACATTAAAG AAAAAGGAGAAAGTGAGGCTGGCATTACAGTCTATGAAGACGTGAACATTGATGGCCCGGCAAAG AAACGCTCTGAAAGTGTTGCAAACGGGATGTCCATTTATGAAACGGTAAAAGACACAAAACCCTCACAGAACTTG CCTCAAACACTGTATGACAAAATCAACTACCAGCGCCACCCTGCGGTCAGCACCAGCGCCGGCACTTCCTGCTCTTTCCAGGAAGTCTT GATTGGTCCTCCATAA
- the LOC113105463 gene encoding uncharacterized protein LOC113105463 isoform X2: MQARSPSHRISVIFAVRSSEEDITGYSGQSVILKSGADRSWNLTRIQWSIYQNTTFIAGFKNGEVVIYKFWTHQGRLELNIKTGDLTIRDVTVDDSMTYNVALVTSDGWRSQSKVHLTVRESLKTPDIKTTLHSLIDNKCYIALECITSGKNVNLSWTPDDEFDGSYISGTPNSADSSLVVFGSFSGNRNITFNCTASSGQQTMTRQMTVGCSDEKQKCEVCTACSSCTSSVMWAIVLTAAVLGVSYLCTKYKEKIIQACPEGPLNYIRNISNTSLGFCGFQEKQDTA, translated from the exons ATGCAAGCTCGTTCACCGTCTCACCGGATCTCTGTTATTTTCGCAGTGCGCAGCAGTGAGGAAGACATCACTGGTTACAGTGGCCAATCAGTCATCCTGAAATCTGGAGCAGACAGATCATGGAACCTCACCAGAATTCAGTGGTCCATTTATCAGAACACCACATTCATTGCGGGTTTTAAGAATGGTGAAGTGGTTATTTACAAGTTTTGGACACATCAGGGTCGACTTGAGCTCAACATTAAAACGGGAGATTTAACAATCCGTGATGTGACCGTGGATGACAGCATGACATACAATGTGGCTTTGGTCACCTCAGATGGCTGGCGGAGCCAATCTAAAGTTCATCTCACAGTTCGAG AAAGTCTCAAGACACCAGACATTAAGACGACGCTTCATTCCCTCATTGACAACAAGTGCTACATTGCCCTTGAGTGCATTACGTCTGGCAAAAATGTGAATCTGTCCTGGACGCCGGATGACGAGTTCGACGGATCGTATATTTCAGGAACCCCAAACTCTGCTGACTCTTCACTTGTTGTTTTTGGATCATTTAGTGGCAACAGAAACATTACGTTTAACTGCACTGCGTCCAGTGGTCAACAGACAATGACCAGGCAAATGACCGTGGGATGTTCAG aTGAAAAGCAGAAGTGTGAAGTCTGCACCGCTTGCAGTTCATGTACTTCCTCTGTGATGTGGGCTATTGTGCTTACAGCTGCAGTTTTGGGCGTGTCATATCTATGTACAAAATATAAAG AAAAAATTATTCAAGCCTGCCCCGAAGGCCCCCTCAATTACATCCGGAATATAAG caACACCAGTCTGGGCTTCTGTGGTTTTCAAGAGAAACAAGACACGGCGTAA